The Bacteroidota bacterium genomic sequence AACTTCATCTACTACTTGAAGTTTAAAGGCTAAACTGTAATCTTTCTGAGCCCTTCGTAAATGACTCCTTTGGTCAATGTGTTCCATATAAGTTAACTTTTGTGTCAACTTATTTCAGGATGAGGCATTACAATAAAAAGAAAGGGGGTATAAAATTTTATGCCCCCTTTCTTTTTATTGCATGAGCTTAAATAAGTCGAATGAACATCGAATTTAATCATTAAGCGAACCCGAATTAATCCAACACTTTATCTTTTTCCTATCATCTAACGATAAAGGCTTAGATGGTGGCATTTTTTTATCGACCAACACGTGTCTATTTAACGAACCGTTATTTGATTTTGACAGTAACCCTTTGTAAGTAGTAAAATCACCGTAAGAAGAACCACTGTTATGGCAGCCCCCGGAATTGCAGTTTGCGTCTATAATAGGTTTTATATCGCTCTTGTAAGATGAATTTATAGTTGAGCAGTCCAGATTTTTGTACTCATCTTTTTTACAGGAATTGTGTATGACCAACAAGGTGGTCATACACAAAAAAATTGAAAGCTTTATTTTCATAAATCTATTCCGTTACGGGAATGTTTACTTCCGTCATTTTCTTTCTGTCGCTCCATTTTATTTTTACCGGAACACCACCTTTTACAGGCATACTGATTGCCGCATCAAAACCAACTGCGTACAAATAGTATTCCCCTGGACGCATATTATCTATGTGAACATGGTTGTCGGAATCTTCTCCTGTTACCTTTAAATCATAATTATTTTCAGGATCAGAAGGAAGTTCTTGTGTGCCAAATTTTATATATACAACTGCACCATTGATTGGTTGCTCATGATGAAATATTTCTGCATGTATCGTGGCTTTTCCACCTACATCATTCTTCTTACATGAAATAAATGCTAAAAAAGAAATTAGTGTTAATAGTTTTATTGTTGTTTTCATTTTTGTTGTTTTAAATTGTTATTGTAAAAGAAGCTTTTAATCTTAATGTTGTTTTTTCTTGCACGCTACTCCACCAATTTTGCCTTACCGGGATAAAGCCGTTTAGCAATAATCCGAAACGCGAAAAAAACAACTGCGTTCCAATTGCTGCGCACAACATGTTTCCTCCCGTTTGATAATTTACTTTTCCCGAAATAGTTTGTGCACCAAATATTTCGTTGGTAAGACCTGTGCTAAGAAAAAAAGTAGGTTTACTTATGTTTAACGAATCTATACTCTCACAAGTATTAGTCTTATTAATTCCATACATCACAAAAAAACTCTGATTGTAATAATTTCCAAAATTATTTTTGTCTGAATTACTTATGGTTAGCTTGTTTGCGGAGCTCCAAATAAAAACAAAACTGTTTTTTACCAATTGGTAATTAACTTGCAACAACGGGTCGAAATTTCCTGAGCCAAACACAATTATGTTTTGGTTTAACGAACTCTTTCCTGTTGGTACTTCAACACCTGCGGATACATTAAACTTGTTTCTATTGTTAAAAGTAAACGACTTACCTACCAAAAAAGGTATATCAGCTATTCCACTTTCTTTATAAATAGAAACAATTCTTGAATATGGAACTAGTGTCGAAACACCAAAACCTCTTCCAAACCTATATTGTAAGGCTATCAAGCTTACAGAAGTAGATTGCAGCTTAATATTGGTTGTATCGATTACTGTTGTTGCATCATTTGATAAAATAGTCTCCTTAAAAAATCGATTATCAGATGTCAATTCAATAGATAGTGGTTGACTTCCATAAATCGAAAAATTTAAACCATCTATAGTTCCAGATGCACTACTACCTGCTCCGCAATTGCATTGTGCACTTGCAAATCCACACAGTACAACAGCCAAAATACAGAAGAAAATTTTTTTCATATATGTATATTGGTGTAGAATTAAAAAATGCTCGTATTTCGTTTATCCTGTTTTAATAGAATACGAACACATAAACTAAATAGTGTGTTTATAAAGAAGGTGGGTGAAAAACGGCATCTAAGAAGCCGGCTTGGGAGGGTAATAAAAAATCAAAAAATTTAATTCTGGGATTGTTTTGCGCAATAAAAACAGATGTTGGGAAGCAGATATACAACAAGGTTTCGATTTTTTCCTTTAAAAAATTTGGCAAGGGATTTTCTGATTTTTCTTGCTTTTCTAATTCAGCCCTTAAACAACAGTTTCCCTCACAATCATTCTCCTCTATTTCTTTTTTAATACATAAATTTTTTGCAATAAAATCTTGATTGATTTTAAACCGAATGAAAATAAAAGATTTTATAGTTCCCTGTAGAAAGAATGCAGCAATTAATATGATTGTAATTATTCTCAAACTCTAACTATCCTCATTAAACCGTCATTATTTCTTTCTCTTTTATTTCTAAATGTTTATCACATTTTTGAGAATAGGTATCTGTGAGTTGTTGAATTTTTGCTTCGCCCTCTTTAGCCTCATCTTCCGGCATTCCATTCTTTTTCAATTCCTTTATGCTTTCGTTTGCATCACGTCTTATATTACGTAGTGATACTTTACAATTCTCTCCTTCACCTTTGGTTCTCTTTACCAAATCTTTTCTTCTTTCTTCGGTAAGTGGCGGCACAACAATACGAATTAAAGTACTGTCATTTTGCGGATTCAATCCAATATTTGCAGCCTGTATAGCCTTCATAATAGGATCTATCATTGATTTATCCCAAGGTTGTATAGCAAGTGTTCTTGCATCTAATGTATTTACATTGGCCGTTTGATTCAGCGGCATTTTTGCACCATACGCATCAACCATAATACTATCAAGCATATTAGGCGATGCTTTTCCTGCTCTAATTTTAGCCAACTCTCCCTCCAAATGAGAAATAGCATTTTCCATTTCTTCTTTCGAGTTGTTTAATATATTTTGCATTTCTGAATTCATAAAATAAAATGTTTATTTTTTCTTAAAAATACAGCTTAATTTTTAATTTTCAATTACGCCTCTACTAGCGTTCCAACAGGCTCTCCCGTTACCACCTTTTTAAGGTTTCCTAATTTATTCATATCAAAAACAATAATAGGAAGTTTGTTTTCGTTGCATAGCGTAAAGGCGGTCATATCCATTACCTCAAGGTTCTTTTGATATACTTCTGTAAATGTAATTTTTTCATACTTCACCGCATTTTTATCCTTTTCAGGATCGGCCGTATAAATGCCATCTACTCGTGTTCCCTTTAAAACTACATCAGCCTCTACTTCAATTGCTCGAAGTGATGCAGCTGTATCTGTTGTAAAATAAGGGTTTCCGGTTCCAGCACCAAAAATAACAACTCTGTTCTTTTCTAAATGTCTTACTGCTCTGCGTCTTATAAATGGCTCACAAATTTGTTCCATTTTAATGGCAGACAATAAACGTGTATGCACATTTATTTTTTCTAATGCCGATTGTAAAGCCATACTATTTATAACCGTAGCAAGCATTCCCATATAATCTCCTTGCACCCTATCCATTCCACCCTGCTCGGCCTGTACGCCTCTAAAAATATTTCCACCGCCAATAACAATTGCTATTTGCACTCCGGCATTTACAACTTCTTGTATTTCTTTGGCATATTGCTCTAAGCGATTATGGTCTATCCCAAATTGCTTGTTTCCCATTAGGGCTTCTCCGCTTAGTTTTAAAAGGATTCGTTTATATTTCACGTTAGAAGGGTTTTATATTAAATTTTAAAATGTGTGCAGCGCTTTTACAAAATTTAACCCTAAAAAAAATCCCGATGAAACTCATCGGGATTTTTTAAGAATTAACTTAACGAATGGCGTTTAAAGCCAAGTATTTTCAACTCCTTATCATTGTTGGCCAAATACTGACCAATTGATATTTTATTGTCTTTTATAAACTCTTGATTTAATAAAGTAGATTCTTTGTAAAACTTATTAAGTTTACCCATGGCAATTTTCTCCAACATCTCTTCTGGTTTCCCTTCTTGACGAGCTTGCTCTTTACCAATTTCAATTTCTCTTTTTAGAGTTTCTGCATCAACATCATCTTTATCTAACGCAACAGGAGCCATAGCTGCAATTTGCATAGCAACATCTTTCGCAATCACATCAATATCTTTAGTTGTGCTCTTATTAAATCCAACTAAGCTAGCTACTCTATTTCCGGGGTGGTTATATCCAAGGACTTTTTCTCCTATAATAACCTCGTATCTTGAAATTTCAATTTTCTCTCCAATTTTACCAACTTGCTCAGTAATTTTTTCTCCAACAGTAATTGTTGTTCCTGTAAAGTTTAAAGCTTTTAATTCTTCTGCTGTTTTTGGATTAGATGCCAAAGCAACATCAACAATTGTATTTACAAATGCCCCAAACTCTTCATTTTTAGCAACAAAGTCTGTTTCGCAGTTTACAACTACTAAAACACCTCTTTTGCCGTCTGCAGTAACCTTTGTAACAACCAAACCTTCTTTTGCATCTCTATCGCTTCTGTTAGCTGCTACTTTTTGTCCTTTTTTACGCAAAAAATCAATTGCTGCTTCAAAGTCGCCATTGGCTTCGCTTAGCGCTTTTTTACAGTCCATCATACCGGCACCGGTAATCTGTCTCAACTTATTTACATCTGCTGCTGAAATCATTACTGTTGACATAAATTATATACTTTTTGGGTTACTATAAAAATTAATCCTTTTTCTTAGGCGCCTGTTTTTTTGCAACAACTGGAGCTTTTTTAACTGCTAATTTTTTAGTTGCTGTTTCAACAACCTCTTCTCCACCTTCTACTTCAAAAGCAATTTGCTTAACACGTTTTTCTCTCTCTTCTTGTTCTTCTTGCTCCATGATAGATGTTTTACCCTCTTTTTCTTCTGAAGCAGCTTCTTTATCAATCTTTCTATCTGCCAAACCTTCTTGAATAGATTTTGTAATAACATCCATAATAAGTGCTATAGAAGACGATGCATCATCATTTGCAGGAATTGCATAATCAACTAAATTTGGATTTGAGTTTGTATCAACAATCGCAAATGTAGGTATGTTAAGTCTTTTAGCTTCTGCAACAGCAATGTGTTCTTTCATGATATCAACCACGAAAATAGCTGCAGGCAATCTTGTTAAATCAGCAATACTACCCAATTGAGTCTCCAACTTAGCTCTCTCACGAGAAATAGAAAGACGCTCTTTTTTAGAAATATTGTCAAATGTACCATCAGTAGCCATTTTATCAATGGATGCCATTTTTCTGATAGCTTTTCTGATAGTTACAAAGTTGGTAAGCATTCCGCCCGGCCATCTTTCTGTAACATAAGGCATGTTAATGTTTTTTACTTTATCCGCAACAATGCTCTTTGCTTGCTTCTTTGTAGCAACAAACAACACTTTTTTTCCTGAGCGTGCAATTCCTTTTAAGATAGTTGCTGCTTCATCAAGCTTTACAACGGTCTTATTAAGGTCGATGATGTGGATACCGTTTTTTTCAGTAAAAATGTAAGGAGCCATGCTCGGATTCCATTTTCTTCTAAGGTGTCCAAAATGTGCACCCGCTTCCAAAAGTTGTTCAAATGTAACTCTAGCCATTCTTTTTGTATAAGTAAGTTTAAAATATTAACGTTTGCTAAATTGAAATTTCTTTCTTGCTTTCTTTTGACCAGGCTTCTTACGCTCTACCATTCGTGGATCGCGCGTTAAAAGACTTTCTACGTTTAATGTAGCTTTTGTCTCCGGATCATTTTCTACCAATGCTCTAGAAATAGCCAATCTGATTGCTTCCGCTTGTCCGGTAATTCCACCGCCATATACGTTTGCAATTACATCAAAATTGGTTTCATTCTTTGTTAATGTTAAAGGCAAAGCAACCGAACGTTGTAAAACAAATGTTTTAAAATATTCTTTGTAGCTTTTATCGTTAACGGTAATTTTTCCTTCACCTTTTTGCAGATATACTCTAGCAACAGATGTTTTTCTTCTTCCTACTGTATTAATAACTTCCATGTTAATTATTTAAGTGAGTCTATTTTAATTTGTTTTGGTTGTTGTGCTGCTTTATCGTGCTCTGCGCCTTCGTAGATAAACACGTTTTTTCTCATAACATCACCCAATCTGTTTTTAGGCAACATTCCATGAATTGCTTTTCTAATAACTAAAGTAGCATCTTTTGCCATTAACTCCTTTGGTGTAGCAAAACGCTGACCACCCGGATAGCCAGTATGTCTTTTGTAAACTTTATCTTGAAGCTTATTTCCGGTCAATCTTACTTTTCCGGCATTGATGATAACTAGATTATCTCCGTTATCTACATGTGGTGTAAAATCTACCTTGTGCTTGCCCAATAAAACATAAGCAGCTTGCGATGCAAGTCTTCCTAACACTTGATTTTCGGCATCAATTAAAATCCAATTCTTCTTTACAGTTGCCTTGTTGGCATGTACTGTTTTGTAACTCAAATTATCCACGTTAATATATTTTAAAATAGTGTATAAAAAACCCTAAAATGGGCAGCGAAGATAGGAACTTTTTTTGATAAGAACAAAATTTATTAACAAATTAACAAATAAGCGTTTTTTTTATGTCCCCAACCTCCTTTATTTGCAAAAATTGTTGGAAACCGTTTGTGTATTATTACCTACCTAAAAAAACAGTTCTGTGTCCGCCCACACAGTAAAGATAATTTCTTTTTAATAAAATTTATATATTTGGGCAATAATACAAATACTATGTTTAAAAAAATACTAACGTTAACCGGATTTTCTCTGATTGCAGTATCACTTATGCAGGCACAGCCTTGTAGTTCTAGCGAAATGACGAATGAGCTAAAGGCAAAAGACCCACAAATTGAGTTGTTAGAGAAGCAGCACAGAGAATATGTAGCCGACTATATAGCCAATCACAAAAAAGATGGCTCTGCTAAAATGACAACCCTTTATACAATTCCGGTTGTTTTTCATATCATTCACAATGGTGGCTCCGAAAATGTTTCGGATGCAATAATTCACCAAGAAATTGCAAAACTTAATAAATATTATAGCAAAACCAATAGCGATATAACAGCCGTAATACCTTTTTTTGACACCATTGCAGCAGATTGCCAAATAGAATTTAAATTGGCACAACTGGACCCAGAAGGCAACTGCACAAACGGAATTGATAGAATACAATCTCAAAAAACATACGTGGGAGATGATGGAGCAAAATTAAATCCATGGCCAAGAGATAAATATTTGAATATTTGGGTGGTAAATAAAGTTCGCCAAGTTGCATCCTCTGGGGTTACACTTGGATACGCCTATTTCCCTTCTTCTGTAACCGGCACTAATTTTGTTTTTGATGGTCCAATCGTTTCGTCTTCTACATTAGGAAACAGCCCAAGCTCTGGAGAGCCAACAACTGTTGCTCACGAAATTGGTCACTATTTAGCTTTGTACCATCCTTGGGGCAGTGGTGAAGTAGCCACAGCATGTGGAGATGACTTTATATACGATACACCGGAAACAAAAGGCTCATTCAGTACTTGTAACCTGAATTTAGCTTCTTGTAATCCTCCTATAATTGAAAATGTTCAAAATATAATGGATTACTCTAGTTGCACCAACATGTTTACCAGAGACCAAAAGACTGCGATGCATGCAACCTTAAACAGCCCAATTGCAGGCAGAAACAACCTGTGGCAACCAGCTAATTTAATTGCAACCGGAGTAAACACTCCAACAGCTGTGTGTGCACCTAAAGCTGACTTTTATTTCGATTCTCCTACAAATTGTGTGGGTTCTAATGTTATTGTAAAAGACAATTCATATGATTCCCCTGCTACTTCATACAGTTGGAATTTTGCAAACGCAACGCCAGCTACTGCAACATCAAAAAACGTAACAAATGTTGTATTTAATGGCGCAGGATATCAATACGTTAGCTTAACTAGCTTTAACTCTAGCGGTCAAGACACTAAAATTAAGACGGATTTTTATACGTTCCCTTCTCCAGCATTGATTAATACGCTTCAACAAGATTTTGAATACATCTCTTCTTTTAGTGACGATTGGTATTTATCTAAGTCGGATAAAATCGCCTCCTATGGTTGGTCTGTGGTTAATTTTGCGGGACGAAACAGTACTTCTAGCGCAAAGTTAAATAGCTATTTTGGTGTTTCTCAAGTTCCTAGCTACTTTATTACACCTCCGGTAAACATTACAAGCATTTCTAGCCCTAAACTTGAATTTTACTATTCTTGTGCTACCGCAGCTTCTAATACAAACCTAATGTCAGACAAGTTAATTGTTTATGGATCAACCAATTGTGGAAAATCTTGGACTCCAGTTTATACACAAACAAATTCTGTGGCATTAGCAAATGCTGGATTTTCTTCTGTAGATTACGCTCCTACATCCACAAGCAACTGGACAAAGGTATCTGTAACAATACCAAATATCTTAAAAACAAATAAAACGGTTTTTAAATTTGAATTTACTTCTGCAGGAGGTTCCGGACACGTGTCAAATGTCAATTATGAGTCGGAGTTTGGCTATAGCAACAATATTTATATTGATGACATTAACATTGGAACCCCTTTGAGTACTGAAGATGAACTTTCTTCTCTAGTTAACTTCCACTCATTCCCAAACCCTACAGAATCGGGCAATTTTTCGCTTGTAGTTAATTTGCAAGAAGCAACATCACTTGATGTAACTATAAGCAACAATCTGGGACAAACGGTTTACATGTCAAATTTGGGCCAAAAAACAGTTGGAACTCACCTGTTTGATATCGATTTGTCTAATAAAGATCTTTCAAATGGCATTTACTTTATCAACCTAAAAACTGAAATGGGTTCTGTTCAACGAAAAATTATTTTCAACTAAATTATAGAAACACGTTTTTAAAAAATAGGCACTACAAGAGTGCCTATTTTTTTTGTATCACAAATTAATTTTACGGTCATTTTAGTACCAATCTATAAGAAAATTATATAGCTTTGCACTGCAATTTTAAAATCCGTTGTTTGTGTTAGCAAAAAGAAAATTAGTTTTATTTGTTGCAGTATCATTTATACTCTCCTTCACTTTTGTTTCAAAATCCTTTTCAACTTCCGAAACACATTCGGATAGTGTAGTTGTTGATGCTGCCGCTATTGAGGATGAGCCTGTGTTTGATAAAGAAGAACTATCGCACGAGAAAGGTTTTAATGCAGGAGAATTGATAATGGAACACATTGGAGACGCCTACGATTGGCACTTGTGGGGTCATACGGCCATCCCTTTGCCTGTTATTATTTATTCCGACAAGGGTTTAGATGTTTTTTTATCAAGCAAGTTTGAACATGGGCACGCTAGTTACCAAGGCAACTATAACTATAAATTAATACACGGACACGTAAAAGTCGTAAACAATGCGGGTGAAGAGGATGCTGAAGCAACTGCAAAGCTTTGGGATATATCAATAACAAAAAATGTTCTTGCAATATTTGTTACAATTGGTTTAATGATTTGGATGTTTATTAGCGCTGCTAATATGTATAAGCGCAATCCGGGTCAGGCGCCCAAAGGTATTCAATCTCTATTAGAGCCTCTTATTGTTTTTGTGCGAGACGAGGTTGCAAAATCAGCCATTGGAGAGAAAAAATACGAGCGCTTTCTTCCATTTTTGCTTACCGTTTTCTTCTTTATATGGATTAGTAATTTATTGGGATTAATTCCACTTGTTGGTGGTGCTAATGTTACCGGAAATATTGCCGTTGCGCTTGTTTTAGCAGCAATGGTTTTTTTGATTACAATTATAAACGGAAATGCCCACTACTGGAAACACACATTAGCAATGCCTGGGGTTCCTGTTGGTGTTTTGTTTATTTTAACACCAATTGAGATTATAAGTTTGTTTTTGAAACCCTTTGTTTTAATGATACGACTTTTTGCCAACATCATGGCGGGCCATATCATTGCATTGTCTTTCTTTAGTTTGATATTTATTTTTGCAGAGATGAACGTTGCTCTTGGATTTGGGGTTTCTTTGCTTTCTATTGCATTTACTGTTTTTATGGGATTCTTGGAATTGTTGGTTGCTTTTTTACAAGCGTACGTATTTACGTTGCTTACGGCAATGTATTTTGGTTCCGCTGTTGAAGAGGGTCACCATGCAGAAGAGCATCATTAAGAAACCCGCTGTAATCTCCGATAGCGGTTTTAAAATCGGAGAATAATAATTTAACACAATTTATATGTTACACACAATTTTGTTAGAAGCAGGAAGCACACTTGGTTATGGTGTTGCTGCTCTTGGAGCTGGTCTTGCAGCAGTTGCTGCAGGTTTGGGTATTGGTAGAATTGGTGGAAGCGCTGTTGAGTCTATTGCTCGTCAGCCTGAAGCTGTTAACGACATTCGTGCTACTACTATCTTAACTGCCGCTCTTATTGAGGGTGCTGCATTCTTTGCGATGGTAATTGGATTACTTGTAATTTTCTTAAAGTAATCAACATCTTTTAAATGCTTTGCAACGGTTGGTTGCAAAGCATT encodes the following:
- the frr gene encoding ribosome recycling factor; its protein translation is MNSEMQNILNNSKEEMENAISHLEGELAKIRAGKASPNMLDSIMVDAYGAKMPLNQTANVNTLDARTLAIQPWDKSMIDPIMKAIQAANIGLNPQNDSTLIRIVVPPLTEERRKDLVKRTKGEGENCKVSLRNIRRDANESIKELKKNGMPEDEAKEGEAKIQQLTDTYSQKCDKHLEIKEKEIMTV
- a CDS encoding UMP kinase, with product MKYKRILLKLSGEALMGNKQFGIDHNRLEQYAKEIQEVVNAGVQIAIVIGGGNIFRGVQAEQGGMDRVQGDYMGMLATVINSMALQSALEKINVHTRLLSAIKMEQICEPFIRRRAVRHLEKNRVVIFGAGTGNPYFTTDTAASLRAIEVEADVVLKGTRVDGIYTADPEKDKNAVKYEKITFTEVYQKNLEVMDMTAFTLCNENKLPIIVFDMNKLGNLKKVVTGEPVGTLVEA
- a CDS encoding elongation factor Ts, with product MSTVMISAADVNKLRQITGAGMMDCKKALSEANGDFEAAIDFLRKKGQKVAANRSDRDAKEGLVVTKVTADGKRGVLVVVNCETDFVAKNEEFGAFVNTIVDVALASNPKTAEELKALNFTGTTITVGEKITEQVGKIGEKIEISRYEVIIGEKVLGYNHPGNRVASLVGFNKSTTKDIDVIAKDVAMQIAAMAPVALDKDDVDAETLKREIEIGKEQARQEGKPEEMLEKIAMGKLNKFYKESTLLNQEFIKDNKISIGQYLANNDKELKILGFKRHSLS
- the rpsB gene encoding 30S ribosomal protein S2, which produces MARVTFEQLLEAGAHFGHLRRKWNPSMAPYIFTEKNGIHIIDLNKTVVKLDEAATILKGIARSGKKVLFVATKKQAKSIVADKVKNINMPYVTERWPGGMLTNFVTIRKAIRKMASIDKMATDGTFDNISKKERLSISRERAKLETQLGSIADLTRLPAAIFVVDIMKEHIAVAEAKRLNIPTFAIVDTNSNPNLVDYAIPANDDASSSIALIMDVITKSIQEGLADRKIDKEAASEEKEGKTSIMEQEEQEEREKRVKQIAFEVEGGEEVVETATKKLAVKKAPVVAKKQAPKKKD
- the rpsI gene encoding 30S ribosomal protein S9 — encoded protein: MEVINTVGRRKTSVARVYLQKGEGKITVNDKSYKEYFKTFVLQRSVALPLTLTKNETNFDVIANVYGGGITGQAEAIRLAISRALVENDPETKATLNVESLLTRDPRMVERKKPGQKKARKKFQFSKR
- the rplM gene encoding 50S ribosomal protein L13, which encodes MDNLSYKTVHANKATVKKNWILIDAENQVLGRLASQAAYVLLGKHKVDFTPHVDNGDNLVIINAGKVRLTGNKLQDKVYKRHTGYPGGQRFATPKELMAKDATLVIRKAIHGMLPKNRLGDVMRKNVFIYEGAEHDKAAQQPKQIKIDSLK
- a CDS encoding T9SS type A sorting domain-containing protein, whose translation is MFKKILTLTGFSLIAVSLMQAQPCSSSEMTNELKAKDPQIELLEKQHREYVADYIANHKKDGSAKMTTLYTIPVVFHIIHNGGSENVSDAIIHQEIAKLNKYYSKTNSDITAVIPFFDTIAADCQIEFKLAQLDPEGNCTNGIDRIQSQKTYVGDDGAKLNPWPRDKYLNIWVVNKVRQVASSGVTLGYAYFPSSVTGTNFVFDGPIVSSSTLGNSPSSGEPTTVAHEIGHYLALYHPWGSGEVATACGDDFIYDTPETKGSFSTCNLNLASCNPPIIENVQNIMDYSSCTNMFTRDQKTAMHATLNSPIAGRNNLWQPANLIATGVNTPTAVCAPKADFYFDSPTNCVGSNVIVKDNSYDSPATSYSWNFANATPATATSKNVTNVVFNGAGYQYVSLTSFNSSGQDTKIKTDFYTFPSPALINTLQQDFEYISSFSDDWYLSKSDKIASYGWSVVNFAGRNSTSSAKLNSYFGVSQVPSYFITPPVNITSISSPKLEFYYSCATAASNTNLMSDKLIVYGSTNCGKSWTPVYTQTNSVALANAGFSSVDYAPTSTSNWTKVSVTIPNILKTNKTVFKFEFTSAGGSGHVSNVNYESEFGYSNNIYIDDINIGTPLSTEDELSSLVNFHSFPNPTESGNFSLVVNLQEATSLDVTISNNLGQTVYMSNLGQKTVGTHLFDIDLSNKDLSNGIYFINLKTEMGSVQRKIIFN
- the atpB gene encoding F0F1 ATP synthase subunit A, translated to MEHIGDAYDWHLWGHTAIPLPVIIYSDKGLDVFLSSKFEHGHASYQGNYNYKLIHGHVKVVNNAGEEDAEATAKLWDISITKNVLAIFVTIGLMIWMFISAANMYKRNPGQAPKGIQSLLEPLIVFVRDEVAKSAIGEKKYERFLPFLLTVFFFIWISNLLGLIPLVGGANVTGNIAVALVLAAMVFLITIINGNAHYWKHTLAMPGVPVGVLFILTPIEIISLFLKPFVLMIRLFANIMAGHIIALSFFSLIFIFAEMNVALGFGVSLLSIAFTVFMGFLELLVAFLQAYVFTLLTAMYFGSAVEEGHHAEEHH
- the atpE gene encoding ATP synthase F0 subunit C, whose translation is MLHTILLEAGSTLGYGVAALGAGLAAVAAGLGIGRIGGSAVESIARQPEAVNDIRATTILTAALIEGAAFFAMVIGLLVIFLK